From the genome of Capsicum annuum cultivar UCD-10X-F1 chromosome 4, UCD10Xv1.1, whole genome shotgun sequence:
GTTTATTGTGCAGATGCTAATTCTATGTTTTTCACAAATAAGCTCATGTGTATCATGCTTAAATTCTGTTTAAAATAgctgatatataattagttctATTAAAAATTTACAGTCAGTCATACAAGTTTTATAAAAGATATACACTTTGATATACAAATATGAAGGATTTGTACACATTATAAAGGATAAATCAACTCATGTGTATCATGCTTAAATTCTGTTAAATAATTAGTATAcgatcaaaaataaataaatataaacttcACTGATCATCTATGcagaaattaaaaaaacaataagATATGTCGAAAATATCCCTATTGATACCAATTCAGCACTAAAAATTGGAGTAGCTATAGAAGGTTGAATTCACCATAGAAATTCCCCAATGCAAcaaatttgtttaaaaaattcttcaatCATAGTATCAATTGAGGGCCTTAAAGTTGAAGTACACAACAAAATGGGGAAGTTAGATTCATTGTAAATATCTCATACAAAAAAGGAGCATATTGTGGAAAGGACATCCATGATGAAAGTAAGAGAAAAATGAGATAATAATAGGTCTATAACAAACAAGATCTTTTCAATAACATAGAAGACTATTAAACTATCTATTTTATCGGTTGGCTATACATACAATTCCAATTATCGAGTGATTATATTGTATCTTACAGGATGTAAATATGAGTTAGTTGAATTTTCAAAATTGGGTGGAAGATTTAAAAAAAGTGATCTAAGATTTCAAAATAGTCCAACTTCGTATTTTTCTGAGCACAACATATCTATCACAAACTCAAAAACAAGATACAGTCTTGAAAAAGAAATGTGATCAATAAATTTGACATtagttcaaaaattatataaaatgaagTCTTTATGGTGTACGAATCATGATCTTTAAACGACATGAGAAGGGTAACAATAATTTTGCCTTAAAACGATAAAATCTCGTGAACTAAACAGAAAAATCTTGTACGGAGTTATACACTGCACCAGCTAGAACCATTCTGTAAACTTATGCCTTGCATCCCTTACCCTTTATAAATTTTATTGCTCATTGTACTTCATCCTTCCATGACAGACTAGTTCTTGCAATCCCTTGCCAAACTAGCAAATTTTTCCATATATCAGCAGTAAACGAGCACATAAAAAATAGGTGATCCACATCCTCCTCCTTCTCTTGGCATAAAGGACATAGCACTTCATTTATGAGTCCCCACTTTGCCAATCTTACCTCGGTAGATAGCTTCCTGTGTAGCgttaaaaaaaaacatgaacaaCCATTTAGGTGCACCATGGTTAGCACTTTCTCTGTTCCTCCTCGCATCTGCAGATAAACTCTTTTAATAGAGTAGTTGTCTGTAGTAGTCAATGATTGCTCAGTATACCCAGCAATCAGTATACGAATGATTGCTCAGTAGTCGTCTGTAGTAGTTGTCAGGAGATGTTTATGAGCTTTCAGAATTCTTTGTACTGTACAAGAGGCTTGATTTGCTTGGGTACCCCATATACTCCTTCTTTTCCATAATAAATGTGTATCCACTCTACCCATAGATTGTCCTTTTTTTGCATAAGTTCCACAGTGATTTACCTATGGCAGCCTTGTTCCATATATGAATATCTAAAAAATTCATACCACCACTTGATTTCGGGTAGCATAATTTTTCCCATGCGATCAGAGACTTCTTGGTAGCATCTGCACTCCCTGTCCAGAGAAATCTCCTGCAAATAGCTTCCACAACCTGGACAATCTTCttagataataaaaata
Proteins encoded in this window:
- the LOC107868719 gene encoding uncharacterized protein LOC107868719; this translates as MFSQASGLEANVDKSSVYFGGVSQAIQEQILGDLPFKYLGVPLSTTLYNASLLTDKLLGRITSWTTRFLSYAGRVQLVKSVQFFIQIFLLSKKIVQVVEAICRRFLWTGSADATKKSLIAWEKLCYPKSSGGMNFLDIHIWNKAAIDNYSIKRVYLQMRGGTEKVLTMVHLNGCSCFFLTLHRKLSTEVRLAKWGLINEVLCPLCQEKEEDVDHLFFMCSFTADIWKNLLVWQGIARTSLSWKDEVQ